A stretch of the Filimonas lacunae genome encodes the following:
- a CDS encoding ADP-ribosylglycohydrolase family protein, whose protein sequence is MSSRTPLQLAQLSLLGLSVGDAFGETFFGPVDIITERLQNRKLQEGNWLFTDDTVMSIGIYNTLAQHQHINQDALAKEFANNYLLDDYRGYGGTAHGILRDFAANKPWQQVSQAVFDGMGSMGNGAAMRSGLIGAYFYNNTDKVIEQSTLAAEITHFHTEAIAGAIAVALAACICTRSGVNNQTLPPEEFFAFIIEHTPNGEVKQLLKKAATLPADYDIRTITAILGNGTRLTAQDTVPFALWCAAHHLTSFSEAIWTGVSGLGDRDTICAIIGSIVVLQTGASAIPQQWLLQTEPFDKSVFYRGGHQT, encoded by the coding sequence ATGTCTTCTCGTACGCCTTTACAGCTGGCCCAACTTTCCCTGCTGGGTTTATCCGTTGGGGATGCATTCGGAGAAACCTTCTTTGGGCCCGTGGATATCATCACCGAAAGGCTACAAAACAGAAAACTACAGGAAGGTAACTGGCTTTTTACAGATGATACAGTCATGAGCATTGGCATTTACAACACGCTTGCCCAACATCAACATATTAACCAGGATGCACTGGCGAAAGAATTTGCCAATAACTATTTATTGGACGACTACAGGGGATACGGAGGAACTGCCCATGGCATTTTACGCGATTTTGCCGCCAACAAGCCCTGGCAGCAAGTGAGCCAGGCAGTATTTGACGGAATGGGCTCTATGGGCAACGGCGCTGCTATGCGCTCAGGTTTAATCGGTGCCTATTTCTATAATAATACAGATAAGGTAATTGAACAATCCACCCTGGCGGCAGAGATCACACATTTTCACACAGAAGCCATTGCAGGTGCCATTGCGGTGGCACTGGCTGCATGTATTTGTACACGTTCCGGAGTGAATAACCAGACATTACCACCGGAGGAGTTTTTTGCCTTTATAATAGAACATACACCCAATGGAGAGGTAAAGCAATTGCTTAAAAAAGCCGCTACCCTGCCTGCTGATTACGACATACGCACCATTACAGCTATATTAGGTAACGGCACCCGGTTAACAGCGCAGGACACGGTGCCCTTTGCACTCTGGTGCGCTGCCCACCACCTGACTTCCTTTTCCGAAGCTATCTGGACAGGTGTAAGCGGGCTGGGCGACAGGGATACTATCTGTGCCATCATTGGCAGTATCGTTGTTTTGCAAACCGGAGCTTCGGCCATTCCCCAGCAATGGCTGCTGCAAACAGAACCCTTTGATAAGTCTGTATTTTATAGAGGTGGTCATCAGACTTAA
- the mgrA gene encoding L-glyceraldehyde 3-phosphate reductase produces MSYQPSKERYQHMEYRRCGHSGLKLSAFSLGLWHNFGHVNNYENSRQLIHTAFDAGITHFDLANNYGPPPGSAEENFGKILKQDLQDYRDELIISSKAGYTMWEGPYGDWGSKKYLVSSLDQSLRRMQLEYVDIFYHHRPDPETPLEETMSALDLIVRQGKALYVGVSNYRPAEAAKAFAILKQLGTPCIIHQPKYSMFERWVEDGLLDLLEKEGVGCIPFSPLAQGLLTDKYLHGIPADSRVATSGIFLKESHITPERIEKISKLNAIAQQRGQKLAQMALAWLLQNKRVTSVLIGASKPEQITDSIQALSNTSFSEAELAAIETILQTPGA; encoded by the coding sequence ATGAGTTACCAACCTTCTAAAGAACGTTATCAGCACATGGAGTATCGCCGTTGTGGTCATTCCGGGTTAAAGCTGTCGGCTTTTTCACTGGGACTGTGGCACAACTTCGGCCATGTAAACAATTATGAAAACAGCCGCCAGCTGATTCATACCGCTTTTGATGCAGGCATCACCCATTTCGACCTGGCAAATAACTACGGGCCGCCACCCGGTTCCGCAGAAGAAAACTTTGGTAAAATACTGAAGCAGGATCTGCAGGACTACCGGGATGAGCTGATCATCTCTTCCAAAGCAGGTTATACTATGTGGGAGGGGCCTTATGGCGACTGGGGTTCTAAAAAGTACCTGGTATCAAGCCTGGATCAGAGTCTGCGCAGAATGCAGCTGGAGTATGTGGATATATTCTATCATCATCGTCCCGATCCGGAAACGCCACTGGAAGAAACCATGTCAGCCTTAGACCTGATCGTTCGTCAGGGTAAAGCATTGTATGTAGGTGTTTCCAATTACCGCCCGGCAGAAGCGGCTAAAGCTTTCGCTATCTTAAAGCAACTGGGTACGCCTTGCATTATACACCAACCTAAGTATTCTATGTTCGAGCGTTGGGTAGAAGATGGTTTGCTGGATCTGCTGGAAAAAGAAGGCGTAGGTTGTATTCCATTCTCGCCACTGGCGCAGGGATTATTAACAGATAAGTACCTACACGGCATACCAGCCGATTCCAGGGTGGCAACCAGCGGCATCTTCCTGAAAGAAAGCCATATTACGCCGGAGCGGATTGAGAAAATAAGCAAATTAAATGCAATAGCACAGCAAAGAGGTCAGAAGCTGGCGCAGATGGCCTTGGCCTGGCTGTTACAAAACAAAAGAGTGACTTCTGTTTTAATAGGTGCAAGCAAACCTGAGCAAATTACCGATTCCATTCAGGCGCTGAGTAACACCAGCTTTAGCGAAGCAGAACTGGCAGCTATTGAAACCATTTTGCAAACCCCAGGCGCTTAA
- a CDS encoding LacI family DNA-binding transcriptional regulator: MKKRVTIADIARELNITPATVSRALSNHPEISAATKKVVQEAAEKLDYNRNKIASSLRSGRTNVIGVLIPTAEHIFFGSVIHGISNIASKNGYDILIYQSNESQQFEKKGIDAFISARVDGILASIAKDTTDFSHFTYAKAQNIPIAFFDRVNNNLGIPSITIDDYRGAYLATESLIKEGYTRIAHITGPQHIQTFKNRVRGYRDALQDYQLPALEEWVYEGNVSVEAGREGASVLLSLTNPPDAIVAVEDFTALGVLKELKQRNIPVPQQFGVFGFCNDMFGEHITPSLSTIDQQTVLMGEEAFKMMHELIQYNGAATGVLSKVLQPIPVIRESSRKTSKP, translated from the coding sequence TTGAAAAAACGTGTTACCATCGCTGATATTGCCAGGGAGCTGAACATTACACCGGCTACAGTGTCCCGTGCCTTATCCAATCATCCTGAAATTAGTGCTGCCACTAAAAAAGTGGTACAGGAAGCGGCGGAAAAGCTTGATTACAACCGTAATAAAATAGCATCTTCTTTACGTTCGGGAAGAACCAACGTGATAGGGGTGCTTATTCCCACGGCCGAGCATATCTTTTTTGGTTCGGTGATACATGGCATCTCCAACATTGCCAGTAAAAACGGGTATGATATATTAATATACCAATCCAACGAATCGCAGCAGTTTGAAAAGAAGGGTATTGATGCCTTTATCAGCGCCCGGGTAGATGGTATCCTCGCTTCCATTGCCAAAGACACTACCGATTTTTCCCACTTTACCTACGCCAAAGCGCAGAATATACCGATAGCTTTTTTTGACAGAGTAAACAATAATCTGGGAATTCCGTCTATTACCATAGACGATTATCGTGGGGCTTACCTGGCAACAGAATCGTTGATTAAAGAAGGGTATACCCGCATTGCTCATATTACCGGGCCACAGCATATACAAACTTTTAAAAACCGGGTAAGAGGTTATCGGGATGCTTTGCAAGATTATCAATTGCCTGCATTAGAGGAATGGGTGTATGAAGGCAATGTGTCTGTAGAAGCAGGACGAGAGGGAGCAAGTGTGTTGTTGAGTCTTACTAATCCGCCTGATGCTATTGTAGCAGTAGAAGACTTTACGGCATTAGGGGTACTGAAAGAATTAAAGCAAAGGAATATTCCCGTGCCGCAACAGTTTGGTGTGTTTGGGTTTTGTAACGATATGTTTGGCGAGCATATTACCCCTTCTTTATCTACTATAGATCAGCAAACGGTGTTGATGGGAGAAGAGGCTTTTAAAATGATGCATGAACTGATACAATATAATGGGGCCGCTACGGGTGTATTAAGCAAGGTGCTGCAGCCGATACCGGTTATCAGAGAGTCGTCCCGTAAAACCAGTAAACCGTAA
- a CDS encoding nucleotidyltransferase domain-containing protein, which produces MFTETEIQALVNKIVQRIQPEKVIVFGSYAKGTATYKSDLDLFVIKDTYLPPSSRALEVRPLLSQLLLKVDVHVYTPEEVEVYIAEQYSFVYSVMKTGKVWYDKSKAAV; this is translated from the coding sequence ATGTTTACAGAAACAGAAATACAGGCACTGGTAAATAAAATAGTGCAACGTATACAGCCGGAAAAGGTGATTGTGTTTGGCTCGTATGCCAAAGGCACCGCCACGTACAAAAGCGATCTGGATTTATTTGTGATAAAAGACACGTACTTGCCACCATCCTCACGGGCACTGGAAGTGCGGCCTTTGTTGTCGCAGTTATTATTGAAGGTAGACGTGCATGTATACACGCCGGAGGAGGTGGAAGTATATATTGCCGAGCAATATTCCTTTGTCTATTCTGTAATGAAGACAGGGAAGGTATGGTACGATAAAAGCAAGGCAGCTGTATAG
- a CDS encoding glycoside hydrolase family 5 protein produces the protein MEKCTEKRFLFVFSFLLVCCAAALTACHKSDSGAESTSTTTGDSVSTFKTVGLGNGVNIQPSYYNGGNPNFAWSLMKQQTNIKTVRIEIEPGYETQAKTWIANAKSNGYGVIATYHKATVLGSDNTADLNAAANWWVANYASLAAAGSFTVNLMNEWGSHNLTANAYASAYNATITTLRKVYSGTVIIDIPGWGQETAIAAAAAKGYNGGTKITDGNYVLSAHIYPGAWNQAKGRYVNTSDLDDMASGGVPCMIGEFGNSGGSGADWSGIVDYAKAKGWTILGWCWNGDGGTMNMVTPSWASNGSATSFSLSSYFSVVYAKL, from the coding sequence ATGGAAAAATGCACTGAAAAGCGCTTCCTTTTTGTATTCTCCTTCTTATTAGTATGCTGTGCTGCCGCATTAACAGCCTGTCATAAATCAGATAGCGGCGCGGAATCTACTTCCACTACTACAGGCGATTCCGTTTCCACTTTTAAAACAGTGGGATTAGGAAATGGCGTAAATATCCAACCCTCTTATTACAACGGAGGTAACCCCAATTTTGCCTGGTCACTTATGAAGCAGCAAACCAATATTAAAACGGTGCGCATTGAGATAGAACCTGGTTACGAAACGCAGGCCAAAACCTGGATTGCCAATGCCAAAAGCAATGGCTATGGGGTCATTGCCACCTATCATAAAGCAACGGTGCTGGGTTCGGATAATACGGCGGACCTGAACGCTGCCGCCAACTGGTGGGTAGCCAACTATGCCAGCCTTGCTGCTGCTGGTTCTTTTACCGTGAACCTGATGAACGAATGGGGGAGTCATAACCTCACCGCCAATGCTTATGCCAGTGCTTATAATGCCACTATTACCACTTTACGTAAAGTGTATTCAGGTACTGTTATTATTGACATACCCGGCTGGGGACAGGAAACGGCCATTGCCGCCGCAGCAGCCAAAGGATACAATGGCGGCACTAAAATAACAGATGGCAATTACGTGCTTTCTGCCCATATATATCCAGGTGCCTGGAACCAGGCAAAGGGGCGCTATGTAAACACCAGTGATTTAGATGATATGGCCAGTGGAGGTGTGCCTTGTATGATAGGAGAGTTTGGTAATTCCGGTGGATCGGGCGCGGACTGGTCGGGCATTGTAGATTATGCCAAAGCAAAAGGCTGGACCATATTAGGCTGGTGTTGGAATGGGGATGGCGGCACTATGAATATGGTTACGCCGTCCTGGGCTAGTAATGGCAGCGCTACTTCTTTTAGTCTTAGCTCTTACTTTAGTGTGGTGTACGCTAAGTTGTAA
- a CDS encoding glycoside hydrolase family 2 TIM barrel-domain containing protein, translating into MIQIQKYIAGILACCVVAAASDVQAQSHRNTSFDNDWRFLKGDTTNAEKESFSDAGWRKLDVPHDWSIEGLYDKNNPTARGGGYLPAGVGWYRKSFTVEEGTEKQLHLLQFDGVMANSDVWINGVHLGKRPFGYSSFVYDLTPHLHTGKGKVNVVAVRADNTIQPASRFYTGAGIYRHVHLITVNPVHFAQWGTVVTTPVATAATATVQVKTAIENTGNKSGDYIIEVGVLDAAGKTLKTVSVKQTVAAGATAEPMQNIEVSKPALWDIDNPNLYKVVTRILSGKTVIDEQTIPFGIRTARFDAATGFWLNDKNYKIKGVCLHHDGGAVGAAVPLDVWKQRLSLLKQVGVNGIRTSHNPVAPEFLDLCDQMGFVVMDETFDTWTAAKNNGEKGYNLYWADWWQKDTHDMVVRDRNHPSVVIYSVGNEIHDNLNSPEGFKKYKDQQDLVHQLDGTRLVTMALFRPANSKVYTNGFAETMDVVGQNYRENELVAAHEAHPDWKVIGTENTHVLNMWLALRDKPYMAGQFLWTGFDYLGEADWPETTNNQGLFDRAGNWKQQALQRESWWSDKPVVHIVRKSDNAGAGTWVANWTPTDFDTYDNAKVQVYSNCDEVELFLNGKSLGALPKPANDAPRDWDVTFEKGTIKAVGKNKGKEVATESFTSAGAPARIVLTANAPSIAHNWDAVTYITATLVDADGIPCPNADNHLQFSISGPAAIIAVDNGNIISHEPYQATSRQAFQGKAVALVKAAKGSGKVVIEAVAEGLQKGTVTVEVTP; encoded by the coding sequence ATGATACAAATACAAAAGTATATAGCGGGCATATTGGCCTGCTGCGTGGTGGCCGCTGCGTCTGACGTACAGGCACAGTCGCACCGAAATACCAGCTTTGATAACGACTGGCGTTTCTTAAAAGGAGATACCACTAATGCAGAAAAAGAGAGCTTTAGCGATGCAGGCTGGCGTAAGCTGGATGTGCCACATGATTGGAGTATTGAAGGGCTTTATGATAAAAACAATCCCACTGCACGTGGCGGTGGCTACCTGCCTGCCGGTGTGGGCTGGTACCGTAAGTCGTTTACCGTAGAAGAAGGTACTGAAAAGCAATTGCACCTGTTGCAGTTTGATGGTGTAATGGCTAACAGTGATGTATGGATTAACGGTGTGCATTTAGGTAAAAGACCTTTTGGGTATAGCTCTTTTGTATATGACCTTACTCCACACCTGCACACAGGAAAGGGAAAGGTGAATGTGGTAGCCGTGCGGGCAGATAATACTATTCAACCGGCATCCCGCTTTTACACCGGCGCGGGCATTTACAGGCATGTGCATTTGATTACCGTAAACCCGGTTCATTTTGCACAATGGGGTACGGTAGTGACTACGCCTGTTGCTACTGCCGCCACTGCTACCGTACAGGTAAAGACAGCTATTGAAAACACGGGCAATAAAAGTGGAGACTACATTATAGAAGTAGGTGTGCTAGATGCTGCGGGCAAAACCCTGAAAACGGTGAGTGTGAAGCAAACGGTTGCTGCTGGCGCTACTGCTGAACCTATGCAAAATATAGAAGTAAGCAAGCCTGCTTTATGGGATATAGACAATCCCAACCTGTATAAAGTAGTTACGCGGATCCTGTCTGGCAAAACGGTAATAGATGAGCAAACCATTCCGTTCGGTATCAGAACTGCCCGTTTTGATGCAGCTACCGGCTTTTGGTTGAATGATAAAAACTATAAGATAAAAGGCGTGTGCCTGCACCACGATGGTGGCGCTGTAGGCGCTGCTGTTCCTTTAGATGTATGGAAGCAACGCCTGTCTTTATTAAAGCAGGTAGGGGTGAATGGTATCCGTACTTCACACAATCCTGTTGCACCCGAGTTCCTGGATTTATGCGACCAGATGGGCTTTGTGGTGATGGATGAAACATTCGATACCTGGACGGCAGCAAAGAATAACGGTGAAAAAGGCTACAACCTTTACTGGGCGGATTGGTGGCAAAAAGATACGCATGATATGGTAGTGCGCGACCGTAATCACCCCAGCGTGGTGATATACAGCGTGGGCAATGAGATACATGATAACCTCAATAGCCCCGAAGGCTTCAAAAAGTACAAAGACCAACAGGATCTGGTACATCAGCTGGATGGCACGCGTCTTGTTACCATGGCGCTGTTTCGTCCGGCCAACTCTAAAGTGTATACCAATGGTTTTGCCGAAACAATGGACGTAGTAGGACAGAACTATCGTGAAAACGAACTGGTAGCCGCACATGAAGCGCATCCTGACTGGAAAGTGATTGGCACTGAAAACACCCATGTATTAAACATGTGGCTGGCCCTGCGGGATAAACCTTATATGGCTGGTCAGTTTTTATGGACAGGCTTTGACTATCTGGGTGAAGCCGATTGGCCTGAAACCACCAATAACCAGGGCTTGTTTGATCGTGCCGGTAACTGGAAGCAACAAGCGTTACAACGCGAAAGCTGGTGGAGTGATAAGCCTGTAGTACACATCGTAAGAAAATCGGATAACGCCGGTGCGGGTACCTGGGTGGCCAACTGGACGCCTACCGATTTTGATACGTACGATAATGCCAAAGTGCAGGTATATAGCAATTGCGATGAGGTAGAACTGTTCCTCAATGGCAAATCATTAGGCGCATTACCCAAACCCGCTAACGATGCCCCACGCGATTGGGATGTGACTTTTGAAAAAGGTACTATCAAAGCAGTCGGTAAAAACAAAGGCAAAGAAGTGGCAACGGAGTCGTTCACATCTGCCGGTGCCCCGGCACGTATTGTGCTTACCGCCAATGCGCCTTCTATTGCGCATAACTGGGATGCTGTAACGTATATTACCGCTACACTGGTAGATGCGGATGGCATACCTTGCCCCAATGCAGACAATCATTTACAATTTTCTATTAGCGGCCCTGCTGCTATAATAGCGGTGGACAATGGTAATATCATCAGCCATGAACCTTACCAGGCAACCAGCAGGCAGGCCTTTCAGGGCAAAGCCGTTGCGTTGGTAAAAGCCGCCAAAGGAAGTGGTAAAGTTGTAATAGAAGCTGTGGCAGAAGGATTACAAAAAGGAACTGTAACGGTAGAGGTGACTCCCTGA